The Lolium perenne isolate Kyuss_39 chromosome 6, Kyuss_2.0, whole genome shotgun sequence genome segment CATTGCATTGCAATGCACTGACCGATGCATGTTGCAGCCTGCACCACCTGCCATGCCAATATGACATGGCTGCCATAACCTGTAAAAGCTGTATGATTCCCTCTGTAATGTTAATCTTGTGTTTGATTCGCTTCAGGTGGTCCCTGATCGCCGGCCACCTGCCCGGCCGGACGGACAACGAGATCAAGAACCACTGGAACTCGCACCTCAGCAAGAGGGCGCGCGAGGGCGGCGACGGCATCGTCGTCGACGTCGACCTCAGCAAGCTGCCCGGCGGCGGCAAGCGGAGGGGTGGGCGGGCAATTAAGGCCACGAAGGCCAAGGGGAAAGATAAAGGGAAAGAGAGGAAATCCGGGAAGGCCAAGAGCAAGGCTGCTGCAAAAATGGCGCGTCGTCGCAAGGAGGAAGACGGTAAAAACATCACGAAGGAGCAAGCGCATGCCTCCTCTAGCGGTGTAACATCGGATGGGCTCGAGGAGGGGGCCCTGGGCCGGTGCGAGGAGATGGTCAGCGGGCTTAAGGACCAGCCGATCCCAAACCTGGACGTGACGACAGATGTGGGCGACAGTGAGCCACCCAAGGCTGTGGACCTTGACGAGCTAGGCGGCAGCGTTATGGAGCTGGACCACCATCACCATGAGAGGTGCAATGAGAGCGAGGGCGTACCCGAGCTTGCGGACCAGGAAGAGCTTGGCGACAAGGCCATGGATTTCGGCCAGCCTGGA includes the following:
- the LOC127344918 gene encoding uncharacterized protein, with translation MGRAPCCEKVGLKRGRWTREEDAVLARYIREHGEGAWRSLPKNAGLLRCGKSCRLRWINYLRADLKRGNISEEEEEMIIKLHATLGNRWSLIAGHLPGRTDNEIKNHWNSHLSKRAREGGDGIVVDVDLSKLPGGGKRRGGRAIKATKAKGKDKGKERKSGKAKSKAAAKMARRRKEEDGKNITKEQAHASSSGVTSDGLEEGALGRCEEMVSGLKDQPIPNLDVTTDVGDSEPPKAVDLDELGGSVMELDHHHHERCNESEGVPELADQEELGDKAMDFGQPGCCNEDDGGLPEAVLLGDKDMEWDLVGLDESLANDDLWSSLVWDYDDMVAPCGGQEQESVLSDLFLFDSI